GCCGCCGCCCAACCCCAGCATTCGGCTTCCTGGCGCGCTGCTTGACGTAAGGTTTCTTTTCGATCTGGATCTTGTAAAAGTCTTTCAGTAGCCTTTAAAGCCCCATTTTGGTCGTCTGGATCGAACAAAAATCCGTTGACTCCATCGGTTACAATATCGGGGATGCCGCCAGAACGAGCCGCTATTACGGGACAACCAGCCGCCATTGCCTCTAACAAGACTAATCCCAGGGTTTCGGTGCGAGAAGGGAAAATAAAGGCATCAGCAGAAGCGTAAGCTGAGGCTAATTCTAACCCTTGCAGGTAACCCACGAAGTAGGTGGGGGTTCCAGCGAAGTATTCTTTCAAGGCTTCCCGATGGGGGCCATTTCCCACTAAGGCTAGCCTAGCATTGGGGATGGATTCGAGGACGGGCTTGATCTTTTCGATTTCTTTCTCTGCACCCAAACGCCCGACGTAGAGGAGTAAAGGACTATCGGGATGACCTTGGGTGAGGTGCGATCGCATTTTAGCCGAAGCTAGGTGCGGTTGAAACATTTCTGTATCGACACCCTTTTGCCACAAATCTACTCTTTCTATCCCATGACTGCTTAATTCCTCCATTATAGCGGTGGAGGTACACAGGTTTAATAAAGCCTGATTGTGTCCTACTTTCAATAATTCCCACAAAACCCCTTCTAGCATTCCCAAGCCGTAGTGGTGCAAATATTTGGGTAAATGGGTATGGTAAGAAGCTAATAAGGGAATATCTAGAGTTTTGGCATAATAAATTCCTGCTACTCCCAAGCAAGCTGGATTAACTACGTGAATCAAGTCTGGGCGAAATTTTTCTAAAGCTTTACCAATTGATGGTCTGGGTACTGCTAATTTTAATTCAGGATATAAAGGAAATGGAAAAGCTGCAACTCCGTGAATTTTGGCCCCTTTATACTCTCTCAATCCACCATCTGGAGAGAAGACTAAAACTTGATTTCCTTGGCGTTGCAGATGTTCTACCGTATGTTTTAAACGGGTAACAATACCATCAATTTTTGGTAGGAATGTTTCTGTAAATAGGGCAATACGCATATGGG
Above is a genomic segment from Merismopedia glauca CCAP 1448/3 containing:
- a CDS encoding glycosyltransferase, translating into MRIALFTETFLPKIDGIVTRLKHTVEHLQRQGNQVLVFSPDGGLREYKGAKIHGVAAFPFPLYPELKLAVPRPSIGKALEKFRPDLIHVVNPACLGVAGIYYAKTLDIPLLASYHTHLPKYLHHYGLGMLEGVLWELLKVGHNQALLNLCTSTAIMEELSSHGIERVDLWQKGVDTEMFQPHLASAKMRSHLTQGHPDSPLLLYVGRLGAEKEIEKIKPVLESIPNARLALVGNGPHREALKEYFAGTPTYFVGYLQGLELASAYASADAFIFPSRTETLGLVLLEAMAAGCPVIAARSGGIPDIVTDGVNGFLFDPDDQNGALKATERLLQDPDRKETLRQAARQEAECWGWAAATRQLMGYYQKAIASGSISLAA